GCATCCTGAACCAACATGCGCGCAAACAACATGCGCTGAAACTGACCGCCGGACAGTTCACCTATCGTACGTGCAGCCAGATCACCAATCCCAACGTCAGTCAAAGCCCGTTCAATTCGGATGTGGTTATCTTGCCCCAGTGCTTGCCCAATGCCTTGCTTGGGCCAGCATCCCATGGCGACCACCTCATACACACTGATGGGGAAATCACTATCCATTTCGGCACGCTGAGGCAGCCAGGCCACTTGCGGAACTGCAGCACAGACATCCAACCGGCCTGAAACCGGCGATTGCAAACCACATAAGGTTTTGACCAGCGTCGACTTACCAGCTCCGTTCGGCCCCATAATGGCGGTCAGGGATCCCGACTTAAACCGGCCACTGACTGGCAGCGTCACGGCTTGCCCGCGATAACCCACCACCAACTGATCCAGTGTCATCATGGCAGCAGTACCGCCCAGTAAATCGATAACCAGAGTGCCGTCAGCACAATGCCAGCCAAACCGATGCGCACTTGGGCCGACAGCAATAACAAACGCCTTCCTTGCAGCGCTGGTTGACTTTGTGAAACCGACAAGAGCGCTTTAACAGGAGTTCGCGCTATCTCTCCAACCACAGACTTCATAACGATAATTCCGTAACAACCCTAACAACTATTAATGTTATAACATAACAAATTATCACTTAGAAACAGTTTTTTACATTTCGAGTCACATCAGACCTATGGCGTATTGATCATGAAAATTTAAGGAAATAAGAAAAACAGAGGGAATCTTGAGGGAATATAAGACAAACAGAGGGAATCTTGAGGGAATATAAGACAAAAATGGCCGCATCATGCGGCCATTTCCTGATTGGGTTATTTTTCTTCGAATCGCTTAGCGAGCTGGCCAAAATCATCCACTCGCTCATTCATCTGCTGGCTGAACTCTTCAACCGTATTGGTTGCGGCCAGATTTTGCGTTGCCATTGAGGCGATTGAATGAATATGCTGATTGACCTCGCTGGTCAGTTCACGCTGCGCCGTAGCTGAGTGAGCCATATCGCTGATGATACTCTGCATTTGTGCCAGTTGCTGCTCAACTTCCTGCAGGCGATGACCGCTCTCTTCTGCCACGGCACCGCACGCCTGAGTCTGTTTCTGACTCTCGACAATCTCTTTTTGCCATGACTCAATCGTATTCAGCATGGTATCAATGCTGGACTGAATATGCTGAGTCGCCTTTTGGGTACGACCAGACAAAGCACGCACTTCATCGGCAACCACAGCAAAGCCACGCCCCTGCTCCCCGGCACGCGCCGCTTCAATCGCAGCATTCAGTGCCAACAGGTTAGTCTGTTCAGCGATGCCACCGATTTCTTCCATCAACTGACCCACTTTCTGCGCCTGCTCATTGAGCTCATAGGTCGTGCCGGTTGCCCGCTCAGCCTGATCACTGAGCACCACCAGATTATTGTGCGTTTGCTCTATGCTTTGCTTGGTATGCAGGCAACTGGCCGATGCCTTTTCAATTAACTCATGAGCAGTTTGGGTATTACCGGATACCGCATCTGCCGCAGCTTCGACCGCGTCTGTAGCCTGCACCACACTGCGAATATCGGCGTTCTGCTGTTTCAGCGCCTGCACCACTTCCGCCGTATTAGCACTTAAATTTTCAGACACGTCGCGCAGCGGGTGCGCTGAGTCAACCATACGCCCCAGCACCGTACGGATTCGGGCTGAAGCCATTTTCAGATGATAGTCCACCACCGAAAACGCACTGTTACCCGAGTAAATCAGACGGCTGATACTGTCATACTGTGATTGCAAACGATGGATCTGCTTGGGTGTATCAATCAACTCCTGACGGAACAATAGACCCAGGGCCGCAGCCGGCAATAAACTGGCCAACAGCTGCATATTACTGCTCTGCGCCAGGAAATAGGCAGCCGCAGGCGC
This Vibrio ostreae DNA region includes the following protein-coding sequences:
- a CDS encoding metal ABC transporter ATP-binding protein gives rise to the protein MMTLDQLVVGYRGQAVTLPVSGRFKSGSLTAIMGPNGAGKSTLVKTLCGLQSPVSGRLDVCAAVPQVAWLPQRAEMDSDFPISVYEVVAMGCWPKQGIGQALGQDNHIRIERALTDVGIGDLAARTIGELSGGQFQRMLFARMLVQDADVMMMDEPFAGIDQATQQILLQLMLALNQKGKTVIAVLHDVTLVRRYFPQLLLMMPDQVRWGATSELLTEQRYGSDGVVIPLFHQESLYEHTHH
- a CDS encoding methyl-accepting chemotaxis protein encodes the protein MSAIQSSQNEVPVGEQDQLVSTTDLKGVITYCNDTFCRIAGFEEHELLGQNHNIVRHNDMPKAAFADMWQHLKQGNAWRGIVKNRTKTNGHYWVDAYVTPIYEDGKVCGFQSVRVQAQRQWVDIAAKAYKALRSAEQSGRSFSLKISASVRYAILLGSLAAPAAAYFLAQSSNMQLLASLLPAAALGLLFRQELIDTPKQIHRLQSQYDSISRLIYSGNSAFSVVDYHLKMASARIRTVLGRMVDSAHPLRDVSENLSANTAEVVQALKQQNADIRSVVQATDAVEAAADAVSGNTQTAHELIEKASASCLHTKQSIEQTHNNLVVLSDQAERATGTTYELNEQAQKVGQLMEEIGGIAEQTNLLALNAAIEAARAGEQGRGFAVVADEVRALSGRTQKATQHIQSSIDTMLNTIESWQKEIVESQKQTQACGAVAEESGHRLQEVEQQLAQMQSIISDMAHSATAQRELTSEVNQHIHSIASMATQNLAATNTVEEFSQQMNERVDDFGQLAKRFEEK